The following proteins are co-located in the Natator depressus isolate rNatDep1 chromosome 4, rNatDep2.hap1, whole genome shotgun sequence genome:
- the UTP3 gene encoding something about silencing protein 10, whose translation MGRPRRAAPRRRLPRAEEDAGEEPAGPEPGPLASQSFTDEVDDFHEARFEAVMGALGSEEEAEEESEEEVLGLELPEESEEEEEEEDGEEDEEDGDLSMHSDLEEPVRGSGLPHELSWGQRKQLYYDTDYGAAARSKSKRSREEAEAEELEEEQEAQAIQKRLAQALGEDDYGLDLVQAYADGQRSTQRLETGPKIAKDLETLSRKEQLKLLKQESPELLQLIQDFEAKLTELKDELDPLMHMVRHGIIPKGKGSRYLQTKYHLYLNYCTNISFYLVLKSKRVPVQGHPVIERLVAYRNLINDLGIVDEKLSSEVQWLLNELHNNERNDVGGKKKPTMLLQRTVNKNKPKSAPKISNVEAAAKEPRDDSDLDEEAALKFYREMEEKMKLKRKRREDQNAMEEELVLEEDPNKKRGITYQIAKNKGLTPKRKKIDRNPRVKHREKFRRAKIRRKGQVREVRKEEQRYGGELSGIRAGVKKSIKLK comes from the coding sequence ATGGGTAGGCCGCGCCGGGCCGCGCCGCGCCGGAGGCTGCCGAGGGCGGAGGAGGATGCCGGGGAGGAGCCCGCCGGGCCGGAGCCGGGCCCGCTGGCCTCGCAGAGCTTCACGGACGAGGTGGACGATTTCCACGAGGCGCGGTTCGAGGCGGTGATGGGGGCGCTGGGGAgcgaggaggaggcggaggaggagagcgaggaggaggtgctggggctggagctgccggaggagagcgaggaggaggaagaggaggaggatggggaggaagatgaagaggaTGGGGACCTGTCTATGCACAGTGACCTGGAGGAGCCAGTCAGGGGCTCCGGCCTCCCCCACGAGCTCTCCTGGGGGCAGCGCAAGCAGCTCTATTATGACACGGACTACGGGGCCGCGGCCCGCTCGAAGAGCAAGCGGAGCCGCGAGGAGGCCGAGGccgaggagctggaggaggagcaggaggctcaGGCCATCCAGAAGCGTCTGGCGCAGGCCTTGGGCGAAGACGACTACGGGCTGGACCTGGTGCAGGCCTACGCGGATGGGCAGCGCAGCACCCAGCGGCTGGAGACGGGGCCGAAGATCGCCAAGGATTTGGAGACGCTTTCTAGAAAGGAGCAACTGAAGCTGCTGAAGCAAGAGTcacctgagctgctgcagctgatTCAGGACTTTGAAGCCAAGTTAACTGAGCTCAAGGATGAATTGGATCCACTCATGCACATGGTCAGGCATGGGATCATCCCGAAGGGAAAAGGTAGCCGTTACCTGCAGACCAAGTATCATCTCTATTTGAATTATTGCACCAATATCAGCTTCTACTTGGTTCTGAAGTCAAAGAGGGTTCCAGTTCAGGGCCACCCTGTTATTGAAAGACTGGTTGCTTACAGAAATTTAATCAATGACTTGGGGATTGTGGATGAAAAGTTATCGTCAGAAGTCCAATGGCTCCTTAATGAGCTCCACAATAATGAGAGAAATGATGTAGGAGGAAAGAAGAAACCCACAATGCTTCTTCAGAGAactgttaataaaaataaaccaaaatctGCTCCTAAGATTTCTAATGTTGAAGCTGCTGCTAAAGAACCAAGAGATGATTCAGACTTAGATGAAGAGGCTGCCTTGAAATTTTACAGGGAGATGGAGGAGAAGATGAAACtcaagaggaagagaagagaagatcaGAATGCTATGGAAGAGGAACTGGTTCTCGAAGAAGATCCAAATAAAAAGAGAGGTATAACATATCAGATTGCCAAGAATAAAGGCCTTACACCCAAAAGGAAGAAGATTGATCGTAACCCGAGAGTCAAGCATCGTGAAAAATTCAGGCGTGCTAAGATTCGTAGAAAGGGCCAGGTTCGTGAGGTTCGAAAAGAAGAACAAAGATATGGTGGTGAACTGTCTGGCATTCGTGCTGGAGTTAAGAAAAGCATAAAGCTTAAATGA